In Candidatus Hydrogenedens sp., the following proteins share a genomic window:
- a CDS encoding Na/Pi symporter, translated as MCHKKTSHLLCAFIISSLLFLFFLSGCDSGPLVPDRIVPDEYASGNHQTGLHNEVLPKPFRITVESAIRKGILDSQGSRSGVGGVRVLFKVVNPDTGAVFTKSNAPTEEVITDAGGSASATLKLGNWCGDIWIEASLPEFPNVKPARLRAIGGVEQILSTKETVAGGTVDAFGVRLVNSDGTPAQGVEVFFRAEGSSKGASMKNSYMVTDSEGKAITSWKLGTETGLNYASIEIRDTRPNVTPRDRFDARSLEFKVMGMNKWGLLLALMGGLAVFIYGMTQMSSGIQLAADRKLKAILQFITQNRVAALLAGLITTSIVQSSSATTVMTVGFVNAGLISLKQAIGVIYGANIGTTVTAQLIAFRLETMALPAITVGFVMLFVPKNTKVRAFGQAILGFGLLFLGLNIMTDVLKPLKYSPEFIQWFHKFDCSPNANGVMPIGPTIMCILIGTITTCIIQSSSATVGLTQALCAQGLINFYTAVPIILGDNIGTTITANLAAISANRNAKRAAIAHTLFNVVGTLIMFGLFFLPWWNHQPLFLGFVDWVTPGNVFSEHPENIVRHAANAHSLFNIINAFLFLPFVNLHAKLCMLIIPATREDRETVLEYLEPKLLGSPLIALEQAVKEVTYMIRKGQNSLNDACDLFCDGKENLIERIQEREQLIDRLQHDITEYLIELSRKELEPAESKLIPALIHAVNDAERLGDHAESFIELYNIFKQNDLTLTPSAIHEIREIQRQLNVQLEYLYQTFEKHDVDASNKSIFTGGKIQELIYEFTDNHVHRLDKGECSVKAGVIFLDVLGHLERVSDHIVNIAERAEIILNVIR; from the coding sequence ATGTGTCATAAAAAAACTTCCCATCTCCTTTGTGCTTTTATAATTTCTTCACTTCTCTTTTTATTCTTTTTATCTGGCTGTGATTCAGGACCTTTAGTCCCCGATAGGATAGTTCCCGATGAGTATGCGAGTGGAAATCATCAGACAGGTCTCCATAATGAAGTTTTACCTAAACCATTTCGTATTACAGTGGAAAGTGCTATACGCAAAGGGATATTAGACAGTCAGGGAAGTCGCTCGGGTGTTGGGGGAGTGCGTGTTTTATTCAAGGTAGTAAATCCGGACACAGGTGCTGTTTTTACAAAATCCAACGCCCCTACGGAGGAAGTCATTACAGATGCCGGGGGTTCTGCCAGTGCAACTCTAAAATTAGGAAATTGGTGTGGAGATATATGGATAGAAGCAAGTTTACCTGAGTTCCCAAATGTAAAACCTGCACGACTACGAGCCATAGGAGGTGTGGAACAGATACTATCCACAAAAGAAACTGTTGCCGGTGGCACAGTGGATGCGTTTGGGGTTCGTTTAGTAAACAGTGATGGGACACCTGCCCAAGGTGTTGAGGTATTTTTCCGAGCCGAAGGCTCCTCTAAAGGGGCATCCATGAAAAACTCGTATATGGTTACGGATAGTGAGGGAAAAGCGATTACCTCATGGAAATTAGGAACAGAAACAGGTTTAAACTATGCCTCTATTGAAATTCGTGATACGCGTCCCAATGTAACTCCTCGCGACCGATTTGATGCCCGCTCCTTGGAATTCAAAGTAATGGGTATGAATAAATGGGGTTTACTTCTTGCTTTAATGGGTGGCTTGGCGGTATTTATTTACGGCATGACGCAGATGTCTTCGGGAATACAGTTAGCCGCAGACCGAAAATTGAAAGCCATTTTACAATTTATAACCCAAAACCGTGTTGCTGCACTTTTGGCAGGACTTATAACCACTTCCATCGTGCAATCTTCGTCTGCCACTACGGTGATGACTGTGGGGTTTGTAAATGCAGGGCTTATCTCGTTGAAACAAGCCATCGGTGTCATTTACGGAGCCAATATCGGAACAACGGTTACAGCCCAATTAATTGCATTTCGATTAGAAACTATGGCTTTACCAGCAATTACTGTTGGTTTTGTAATGTTATTCGTTCCTAAAAATACAAAGGTTCGAGCATTTGGACAGGCAATACTCGGTTTCGGATTACTTTTTTTGGGACTAAATATTATGACTGATGTGCTAAAACCTTTAAAATACAGTCCCGAATTTATACAATGGTTCCATAAATTTGATTGCTCACCAAATGCAAACGGAGTGATGCCTATCGGTCCTACAATTATGTGTATTTTAATTGGGACAATTACCACTTGTATTATTCAGTCCAGTAGTGCTACGGTAGGGCTTACTCAGGCTTTATGTGCTCAGGGACTAATCAATTTTTATACGGCAGTCCCGATTATTTTAGGTGATAATATCGGAACAACAATAACTGCCAATCTCGCAGCCATTTCTGCCAATCGAAATGCCAAACGTGCCGCTATCGCGCACACTTTATTCAATGTAGTAGGAACACTGATTATGTTTGGATTGTTCTTTCTCCCATGGTGGAATCATCAACCTTTATTCTTAGGTTTTGTAGATTGGGTTACACCGGGAAATGTATTTTCAGAACATCCAGAAAATATTGTGCGTCATGCCGCAAATGCCCACAGTTTATTTAACATTATAAATGCTTTTCTATTCTTACCTTTTGTGAATTTACATGCCAAACTTTGTATGTTAATTATCCCTGCAACACGCGAAGACCGAGAAACAGTGCTGGAATACTTAGAACCAAAACTGCTCGGTTCACCTCTTATTGCTTTAGAACAGGCTGTTAAAGAAGTAACCTATATGATTCGTAAAGGACAGAATTCGTTAAACGATGCTTGTGATTTGTTCTGTGATGGGAAAGAAAATCTCATTGAACGGATTCAGGAACGAGAACAACTTATTGACCGATTGCAACATGATATAACAGAGTATCTTATTGAATTGTCTCGTAAGGAACTGGAACCTGCAGAATCAAAACTAATACCTGCACTAATCCACGCTGTAAACGATGCAGAACGATTGGGAGACCATGCCGAATCGTTTATAGAATTATATAATATCTTTAAACAGAACGACCTCACTTTGACCCCTTCGGCTATTCATGAAATTCGAGAAATACAACGCCAGTTAAATGTCCAATTAGAATATCTCTACCAGACATTTGAAAAGCATGATGTGGATGCATCAAATAAATCTATTTTTACGGGTGGAAAAATTCAGGAACTTATATATGAATTTACGGACAATCATGTTCATCGTTTAGATAAAGGTGAATGTTCTGTGAAAGCAGGCGTTATATTCTTAGATGTTTTAGGGCATTTAGAACGCGTTAGCGACCATATTGTAAATATTGCCGAACGTGCTGAAATTATACTCAATGTAATACGATAA
- a CDS encoding alcohol dehydrogenase catalytic domain-containing protein, protein MKTACWLGPRKIEIIERPKPKLKSGEVLIQVESVGVCGSDIHYYLEGRIGEQVITPPLILGHEFAGIVCEIQETKHEYLLGKRVSVEPGIGCGVCDFCKTGHYNVCSNMRFFGGPGCDGALSEYIAVPAEYCFPVPQSISAPIASLVEPTAVALHAVELASVHPGETALVVGLGSIGLLTAQILLISGVSQVVGIDIIPHRTAVAKQLGVHETFIAPLKNNIEESVSWIREITNNRYFDITFDCTNRSEGIAIACYGTRPTGRSILVGISGKDYDPIPVSIARRRELKLQWCRRFRYNFPTTIKLIEQGKIHFDRILTHHFRPEQTQIAFERVANTEDNLIKASIDWI, encoded by the coding sequence ATGAAAACAGCCTGCTGGCTTGGTCCGCGTAAAATAGAAATTATTGAAAGGCCCAAACCGAAATTAAAATCAGGTGAAGTTCTTATTCAGGTGGAATCCGTCGGCGTTTGTGGGTCGGATATCCATTATTACCTTGAAGGGAGAATTGGGGAGCAGGTCATTACACCACCTCTTATTTTGGGACATGAATTTGCGGGGATTGTTTGTGAGATACAAGAAACAAAGCACGAATATCTTTTAGGAAAACGGGTATCGGTCGAACCCGGTATCGGTTGCGGGGTATGTGATTTTTGCAAGACAGGGCATTACAATGTATGTTCTAATATGCGTTTTTTTGGGGGACCGGGTTGTGATGGTGCATTATCTGAATATATAGCCGTTCCTGCGGAATATTGTTTTCCTGTGCCCCAATCCATCTCCGCACCTATCGCTTCTTTAGTAGAACCTACTGCCGTTGCGCTACATGCAGTAGAGTTAGCATCCGTTCACCCCGGCGAAACGGCACTTGTTGTCGGATTAGGCTCTATTGGCTTGCTAACAGCACAAATTTTGCTCATCAGCGGAGTATCTCAGGTGGTTGGAATTGATATTATTCCTCATCGCACTGCCGTTGCCAAACAATTGGGAGTACATGAAACTTTCATAGCCCCCTTAAAAAACAATATTGAAGAAAGTGTTTCCTGGATTCGGGAAATAACAAATAACCGATACTTTGATATTACCTTTGACTGCACCAATCGTTCGGAGGGGATTGCTATCGCCTGTTATGGAACACGACCCACAGGTCGCTCTATACTCGTCGGTATCTCTGGGAAAGATTATGACCCGATACCTGTTAGTATTGCTCGAAGACGCGAATTAAAACTTCAATGGTGCAGACGCTTCCGTTATAACTTCCCTACAACCATCAAACTAATCGAACAGGGAAAAATCCATTTCGACCGTATATTGACCCATCATTTCCGACCCGAACAAACACAGATTGCCTTTGAAAGGGTTGCCAATACAGAAGATAATTTAATCAAAGCCTCCATTGATTGGATATAA